The proteins below come from a single Podarcis muralis chromosome 8, rPodMur119.hap1.1, whole genome shotgun sequence genomic window:
- the PKIA gene encoding cAMP-dependent protein kinase inhibitor alpha, which translates to MTDVESTYADFIASGRTGRRNALHDILVSSASGNSSELSLKLSELDINKTEGEGDAQRNPTEQTGEAQGEAAKQES; encoded by the exons ATGACTGATGTGGAATCTACATATGCAGATTTCATTGCTTCTGGGAGAACCGGGAGAAGAAATGCCCTTCACGATATCCTTGTGTCCTCTGCAAGTGGAAATTCTAGTGAACTATCCTTGAAGTTATCAGAACTTGATATAAACAAAACTG AAGGGGAAGGAGATGCACAGAGGAATCCCACTGAGCAAACTGGGGAAGCCCAGGGGGAAGCAGCAAAGCAAGAAAGTTGA